A single genomic interval of Cellvibrio sp. PSBB023 harbors:
- a CDS encoding stealth family protein: MAGLMDCEPIDAVILWVDGADPEHAAKLNRYLQSIGGVRPAAADKTRFHNAGEIDYCVTSLLKFAPWLRTIYIVTDNQRPLLMDKIEGSVFAQKVQVVDHSVIFSGYEDCLPSFNSMAISSLLWRIPGLAEQFLYLNDDFVLIRPVAPDDFFSDGKVVLRGRWKLLDSVIPGNRLVKTIRKLFSARQKKSRVSFWGLQQQCAELLGYRWCYFRLPHVPHAWRRSSWEQIFAQFPEAMLKNINSRLRSGDQYVPEGVSAHYHVIHELAVTQSVCTNLQLKPSIQSLWRIKTKLHSTECNERVVFACVQNIETASLKKQQLIFAWLDQRVGRLEDLLT; this comes from the coding sequence ATGGCAGGTCTAATGGATTGTGAGCCAATTGATGCCGTCATTTTATGGGTTGATGGTGCAGATCCTGAGCATGCAGCAAAGCTAAATCGCTACCTTCAATCAATAGGTGGTGTGCGACCTGCCGCTGCCGATAAAACGCGCTTTCACAATGCGGGTGAAATCGATTATTGCGTTACTTCCTTGCTGAAATTTGCACCATGGTTGCGCACTATTTACATAGTCACTGACAATCAGCGCCCATTGTTAATGGATAAAATTGAAGGAAGTGTATTTGCTCAAAAAGTTCAGGTTGTCGATCACTCCGTCATCTTTTCCGGTTACGAGGACTGTTTGCCTAGTTTCAATAGTATGGCAATCAGTAGTCTCTTGTGGCGAATTCCCGGTTTGGCAGAGCAGTTCCTATATCTCAATGATGACTTTGTTCTCATTAGGCCTGTTGCTCCCGATGATTTCTTCAGTGATGGTAAGGTTGTTTTGCGCGGACGATGGAAGTTGCTGGACTCAGTTATTCCGGGGAATCGTTTAGTTAAAACGATACGCAAGCTGTTCAGTGCAAGGCAGAAAAAGAGTCGTGTTAGCTTTTGGGGCTTGCAGCAACAGTGCGCTGAGTTGTTGGGATATAGATGGTGTTATTTTCGGCTCCCCCATGTCCCTCACGCATGGAGGCGGTCCAGCTGGGAGCAGATATTTGCACAATTCCCTGAAGCAATGTTGAAAAATATTAATTCCCGGTTGCGCAGTGGGGATCAGTATGTTCCAGAGGGGGTGTCGGCACATTATCATGTGATACATGAGCTTGCTGTGACTCAATCGGTCTGCACTAATTTACAACTAAAGCCATCTATTCAGTCCCTGTGGCGGATCAAAACCAAATTACACAGTACCGAGTGCAATGAGCGCGTCGTTTTTGCTTGTGTGCAGAATATTGAAACAGCGAGCCTGAAAAAGCAACAGCTTATTTTTGCGTGGCTGGATCAGCGAGTGGGTCGGCTGGAAGATTTGCTGACATAA
- a CDS encoding glycosyltransferase family 4 protein, which yields MKVLFIKQYLDRSELDLVLRLHSMGVYIRVLSSSTTMGKAQLMDAGIYIESRRYKSKIAPGFIWQVRQLLNQYKFDIIHSTDGKGLANAIWASYFKTVKIIGYRGTLAKVRPTDPSYWLGLLNPKVDHVVCVNRSIYDYMHKFYPAEKLTLNYKGYSLAWAEEAANEQVEPMVFPPGAFVVGYIATTYGRPHKGLGVLVQAMHLLKNPNIHLLFVGSYDNEVKTLATQGAAGDRIHFIGPRKTGASYLRYIDAFVLPSLRDGLPRAVKEAMAQAVPIITTNITGPTELVIHEESGLWVEPDNPAAIAQAITRLYESPALCKQLGDAGRQRLIDHFSAESFVAKTYALYQRMAVDSPNK from the coding sequence ATGAAAGTGCTTTTTATAAAGCAATATCTTGATCGATCAGAATTGGATCTGGTGCTGCGTCTACATTCTATGGGAGTCTATATCCGCGTATTAAGTAGCAGTACAACAATGGGTAAAGCGCAGCTTATGGACGCAGGCATTTATATTGAATCCCGGCGCTACAAAAGCAAGATTGCTCCCGGTTTCATATGGCAGGTTCGTCAGTTATTAAATCAGTATAAGTTCGATATTATTCATTCAACCGATGGGAAAGGATTAGCCAACGCTATTTGGGCATCTTATTTCAAAACCGTAAAAATTATTGGTTACCGCGGCACCTTAGCCAAAGTTAGGCCTACAGATCCGAGTTATTGGCTTGGTCTTTTAAATCCGAAAGTCGATCATGTAGTGTGCGTTAACCGTTCGATTTATGACTATATGCACAAGTTTTATCCGGCGGAAAAGTTAACGCTAAATTACAAAGGATATAGTTTGGCCTGGGCAGAAGAGGCGGCTAATGAACAAGTTGAACCTATGGTATTTCCGCCTGGTGCTTTTGTTGTGGGTTATATTGCTACTACCTATGGGCGTCCACATAAGGGATTAGGTGTATTGGTGCAGGCTATGCATTTGTTAAAAAATCCCAACATACACTTATTATTTGTCGGCAGTTACGATAATGAGGTAAAAACCCTGGCAACCCAAGGGGCAGCGGGGGACAGAATACATTTTATTGGCCCTCGTAAAACAGGAGCCAGTTATTTGCGTTATATTGATGCTTTTGTCTTGCCTTCTCTGAGGGATGGATTGCCCAGAGCAGTGAAAGAAGCTATGGCTCAAGCAGTACCCATCATTACGACTAATATCACTGGTCCAACAGAACTGGTTATCCACGAAGAATCCGGTCTTTGGGTCGAACCTGATAATCCCGCTGCGATTGCCCAGGCAATTACTCGCCTTTATGAATCACCGGCACTGTGCAAGCAATTGGGTGATGCAGGGCGGCAGCGGTTGATCGATCATTTTTCTGCTGAAAGCTTTGTTGCAAAAACCTATGCGCTTTATCAGCGCATGGCTGTAGATTCCCCTAATAAATAA
- a CDS encoding lipopolysaccharide kinase InaA family protein, with protein MSNTLGYSTLAITGFTGLISNRFNQHVVIDQLAALKDLCCSEKAVKLSNGGDYVVKYPLIADQGEIAVAIKVFKPQSWWKDKYDHKNKSKAERSFHAARFLQDNGINTPVPIAWLERWDGTRLMESYYLCIFEPGTSFRDALSDIYYNQRNNAPLIDLLHIVAPAIRAMHDAGFMHGDMGNQNILLPRSETGAWLQPQFIDLNRAKYSSEPLTIKQRAFDLARIALPGAYLKIFKTIYNNHQDFPADFESLEQKARKRFWGHRRSVKWRHPIRHWKNKKRAASKPVYPPIQDIWLWDEKSAQPMIVPSRQEKHAYRKWRYLFSMVWQGVCAAPGIYRRYQQLLTQSYTTPIEMKGRIGIALHPHPDYTETELQLLEQLGNPPVLIRFCHHETATEWNRTIALVKQLRSKGLEVMLAVLQDRQALLQPDSWKQFLTLIIESLGDQVAHIEITHASNRLKWGIWSSDEYRQLMVPALELQQRFPHIRLVGPACIDFEYLPVIAALDTHPKTQPLAALSHLLYVDRRGAPEATQGRQFSTLEKSALLKALAQWSDRCSDKVIVSEVNWPVKHAGIWSPIGCPYETPKWRRDEPGENDDDYANYMLRYYLITLCSGHIEQVFWWRLSAHGYGLVDDRNNFMPRTAFYALAQLLRLIGTARFVRKLDTESNVYALEFDAEERKIIVAWRSDNNTSVIPASINYEKIIDRDGKELTAASISGAPIYLLGESTAMR; from the coding sequence ATGAGTAATACATTAGGCTATTCCACCCTTGCAATAACCGGTTTTACAGGCCTAATTAGCAACCGTTTTAATCAGCATGTGGTTATTGACCAATTGGCAGCATTGAAAGATCTATGCTGCTCAGAGAAGGCAGTAAAACTCTCTAATGGCGGCGACTATGTAGTGAAATATCCATTGATAGCCGACCAGGGGGAGATCGCCGTTGCCATTAAAGTTTTTAAGCCGCAATCCTGGTGGAAAGATAAATACGACCATAAAAATAAATCCAAAGCCGAGCGCTCATTCCATGCAGCGCGCTTCCTGCAAGACAACGGAATTAATACGCCAGTTCCCATTGCGTGGTTAGAGCGCTGGGATGGCACGCGCTTAATGGAAAGTTATTATCTCTGCATATTTGAACCCGGCACCAGTTTCCGCGATGCACTGTCAGATATTTACTACAATCAAAGAAACAATGCACCACTAATCGACTTACTTCATATTGTCGCACCGGCGATTCGTGCCATGCACGACGCAGGCTTTATGCATGGTGACATGGGCAATCAAAATATATTACTGCCGCGCAGCGAAACCGGAGCATGGCTTCAGCCACAATTTATTGATTTAAACAGGGCTAAATATTCAAGTGAACCGCTCACAATTAAACAGCGTGCATTTGATTTGGCGCGCATTGCGCTACCCGGCGCCTATTTAAAAATATTTAAAACTATCTACAACAATCATCAGGATTTTCCAGCGGATTTTGAGAGTCTGGAGCAGAAAGCACGAAAACGCTTTTGGGGGCATAGACGCAGCGTCAAATGGCGCCACCCTATACGTCATTGGAAAAATAAAAAGCGCGCCGCTAGCAAGCCTGTTTATCCCCCCATTCAGGATATATGGCTGTGGGATGAAAAATCAGCCCAACCTATGATTGTGCCCAGTCGCCAGGAAAAACATGCTTATCGCAAGTGGCGCTATCTATTTTCAATGGTGTGGCAAGGTGTGTGTGCTGCACCGGGCATTTATCGACGCTATCAGCAACTTTTAACACAAAGCTATACCACCCCTATTGAAATGAAAGGGCGCATAGGTATTGCATTACACCCTCACCCTGATTACACAGAAACCGAACTGCAACTGCTTGAGCAACTGGGTAACCCACCTGTACTTATTCGCTTTTGTCACCATGAAACAGCAACAGAATGGAATCGAACTATTGCACTCGTGAAGCAACTTCGCAGTAAGGGCCTGGAGGTTATGCTTGCCGTACTACAAGACCGGCAGGCTCTATTACAACCAGATTCATGGAAGCAATTTTTAACATTAATTATCGAAAGCCTTGGCGATCAGGTTGCACACATCGAAATTACCCATGCCAGCAATCGTTTGAAATGGGGGATTTGGAGCAGTGATGAATATCGACAATTAATGGTGCCAGCACTGGAATTACAACAACGTTTTCCACACATTCGCCTCGTTGGTCCAGCGTGCATTGATTTTGAATATTTACCGGTTATTGCCGCCTTGGATACACATCCCAAAACACAGCCCTTGGCCGCGCTCTCACACCTACTCTATGTCGACAGACGCGGTGCGCCCGAGGCTACCCAAGGGCGTCAATTTTCAACGCTGGAAAAATCAGCGTTATTAAAAGCCTTGGCCCAATGGTCAGACCGCTGTTCAGATAAAGTCATCGTATCGGAAGTGAATTGGCCGGTAAAACACGCAGGAATCTGGTCGCCGATTGGTTGCCCTTATGAGACACCGAAATGGCGTCGCGATGAACCGGGCGAAAATGATGATGACTATGCTAATTACATGCTGCGTTATTATTTAATTACCCTGTGCTCAGGGCATATCGAACAAGTATTTTGGTGGCGCCTGTCAGCGCATGGTTATGGGCTGGTTGATGATCGCAATAACTTCATGCCACGCACAGCATTTTATGCATTGGCACAACTGTTACGACTCATTGGTACGGCTAGATTTGTGCGTAAGCTCGACACAGAAAGCAATGTCTATGCACTGGAGTTTGATGCTGAAGAAAGGAAAATTATCGTAGCTTGGAGATCGGACAACAATACAAGTGTTATTCCTGCCAGCATTAATTATGAAAAAATTATTGACCGCGATGGCAAGGAATTAACAGCAGCTTCTATTTCTGGTGCACCGATTTATTTATTAGGGGAATCTACAGCCATGCGCTGA
- a CDS encoding glycosyltransferase family 1 protein, giving the protein MLKIVVDATLINRETTGIGNVTKSLVSGLQAHNHPSVEFNFLVPKGYKTPTTLPASNAIFTPVKKWQRYVSASLPVADVWHSSYQHFRYFRKTANTKQVITIHDLNFLYEKRPTKAQKHLRKMQRRIDRADALVAISEFVANDIRNHLDIKNKPLEVIYNAVENLQGKEARKPAFHTQDKPFFFALGAMRRKKNFHVLVDMMQKFPEYQLYICGNKDHLDYAHELEARIKQLNLTNVALVGPITAAEKIWLYQHAEAFLFPSLFEGFGLPILEAMQFGTPVFTSNMTSLPEVSGGYAFIWDNFETDYLSKTLHEHLPLMQQDQQKQEDMKNYATSFTLERNIHAYVNLYQHLAGNINSATV; this is encoded by the coding sequence ATGTTGAAAATTGTAGTCGATGCTACCCTTATCAACCGTGAAACCACTGGCATAGGGAATGTCACCAAGTCACTGGTCAGTGGCTTGCAAGCACACAACCACCCGTCTGTTGAATTCAACTTTTTGGTTCCCAAGGGATACAAAACACCCACAACGTTACCAGCCAGCAACGCCATTTTTACACCCGTGAAAAAATGGCAACGCTATGTATCAGCCAGCTTACCTGTTGCCGATGTTTGGCATTCCAGTTACCAGCACTTTCGCTACTTCCGAAAGACAGCCAACACCAAACAGGTTATTACCATCCATGATTTAAACTTTCTTTACGAAAAGCGCCCGACTAAAGCCCAAAAGCATTTACGTAAAATGCAGCGCAGAATCGATAGAGCTGATGCATTAGTTGCTATTTCCGAGTTTGTTGCCAATGACATTCGCAACCATCTTGATATTAAAAACAAGCCGCTGGAAGTGATTTACAACGCAGTAGAAAACCTACAGGGAAAAGAGGCTCGGAAACCCGCATTTCATACACAAGATAAACCCTTTTTCTTTGCTTTGGGGGCAATGCGCCGCAAGAAAAATTTCCATGTGTTAGTTGATATGATGCAGAAATTTCCAGAATATCAATTGTATATATGCGGCAACAAAGACCACCTTGATTATGCCCATGAGCTTGAAGCACGTATCAAGCAACTGAACTTAACCAATGTGGCCTTGGTCGGCCCTATCACCGCCGCAGAAAAAATCTGGCTTTATCAACACGCGGAGGCCTTTTTATTTCCATCGCTGTTCGAAGGATTTGGACTACCCATATTGGAAGCCATGCAATTTGGCACACCGGTATTCACGTCGAATATGACCAGCTTGCCAGAAGTCAGTGGTGGCTATGCATTTATATGGGATAACTTTGAAACAGATTACCTTAGTAAAACCCTGCACGAACACTTGCCGCTGATGCAACAAGATCAACAAAAGCAGGAAGATATGAAGAACTACGCAACCAGCTTTACGCTGGAACGAAATATTCATGCCTATGTGAATTTATATCAGCATCTGGCAGGCAACATAAATTCGGCAACCGTTTGA
- a CDS encoding CDP-glycerol glycerophosphotransferase family protein — translation MKSKHYLFYGSERYTQAIMRPIDAAIKARGDKVAWFFNGPGAEDLQSDDILLTSVEEVNNWNPIAVITPNNIVPHFFPGVKVQTFHGFDAGKPRHIYIRGFFDLYCTTGPKDTEQFVALAKKLQHFHVEETGWPKLDYFFTQLPANVAPVKQPPTILYHSTFSPSWSAAEILYPEVKRLSQTGEWKWVVTLHPKTNAETRNKFKALENENLQFSEADNILELFTDADVMCSDTSSALSEFLLTRKPVVTFKNRRPGPQLIDIDKPEDFEPAIRQALSRPKALMDSIESFGGSIHPARDGKSALRILEAIDRFIENGGKNPKSKPLNLWRKFKLRRQMNYWK, via the coding sequence ATGAAGAGCAAACACTATTTATTCTATGGTTCAGAGCGTTATACCCAAGCCATCATGCGTCCTATTGATGCGGCAATTAAAGCGCGCGGCGATAAGGTAGCCTGGTTTTTCAATGGCCCCGGCGCGGAAGATTTGCAAAGTGATGACATATTATTAACCAGCGTAGAAGAAGTGAATAACTGGAACCCTATTGCGGTCATTACCCCAAACAATATTGTTCCGCACTTTTTTCCTGGCGTAAAAGTACAAACCTTCCATGGTTTTGACGCTGGCAAACCACGGCACATTTATATCCGTGGTTTTTTTGATTTGTACTGCACTACCGGGCCGAAAGACACCGAACAATTTGTGGCGCTGGCCAAAAAATTACAACATTTCCATGTTGAAGAAACAGGCTGGCCAAAGCTGGATTATTTTTTTACTCAACTGCCAGCCAATGTAGCGCCAGTAAAGCAACCGCCAACTATTCTCTACCACTCCACCTTCTCGCCTTCCTGGAGTGCTGCAGAAATTCTGTACCCGGAAGTAAAACGCTTGAGCCAAACAGGCGAATGGAAATGGGTAGTAACACTACACCCCAAAACAAATGCCGAAACACGCAACAAATTCAAAGCACTGGAAAATGAAAACCTCCAGTTTTCCGAGGCAGATAACATCCTTGAGCTATTTACCGATGCCGACGTAATGTGTTCAGACACATCCTCTGCCCTGAGCGAATTTTTGCTAACACGCAAACCTGTCGTCACCTTCAAAAATCGCCGCCCGGGGCCACAACTAATCGACATCGACAAGCCCGAAGACTTTGAGCCGGCAATCCGCCAAGCCTTATCTCGCCCCAAAGCGTTAATGGATTCAATCGAAAGCTTTGGTGGTTCTATCCACCCTGCACGCGATGGAAAGTCCGCACTACGCATTCTTGAAGCAATTGATCGCTTTATTGAAAACGGCGGGAAAAATCCCAAGAGCAAACCCTTAAATCTGTGGCGAAAATTCAAACTACGCCGTCAAATGAACTATTGGAAATAG
- a CDS encoding sulfatase-like hydrolase/transferase, whose translation MLLSRPLGIETHRHSRRWLAMFALLNALIMTAVTLTHSPWPEATSGQLYLVLGMFLHFSVLSLLLVFLIVVLGFLLRIQKYYAPIATVLFVIAQLIIITNVKVFSLYHFHLNGMVVNLVLSGALLENIAFSWVMWLSIGAVLLIAIAGQLILLALSRKLSNTHKLTNRQMSGLFLSAYIGLQLFNGCADAFGWNTVTAQNRYIPWMPTTTMRSSLEKMGFEVVQKAEGQTLPDAMKGLNYPRNPLQCDTQKPLNILMLVVDSLRADQLTTEVMPHSFQLRAKSQVFDNHYSSSNATRYGLFSMMYGLSGSYWKPMLAAEQGSLLFDITAQHNYQHFIYGSSTLTFPEFDRTIFSRLRQELQQGNAKTSADNDLDIAQRFIADLQQRSPEKPFFGFLFFDAPHGFSLPENYPHRFEPMLEQVNYLKLNKNSDPVPFLNLYKTTAHYVDSLIQQIMDQLAQQELLDNTLVIITSDHGQEFNETGKNFWGHNSNFSLWQTKVPLMLLWPGREATITDTLSSHEDLIPTLLSEAFGCSNPVADYSTGYSLFALPDNNRGLLMESWSDRAMLYDNHLFLINPLGDIDAVDQNYKPVDHLQLPPQILTDNIERMSRFLKSK comes from the coding sequence ATGCTGTTGTCGCGCCCGCTGGGCATAGAAACCCATCGCCATTCCCGTCGTTGGCTGGCAATGTTTGCCCTGCTCAATGCACTGATCATGACCGCCGTCACCCTGACTCATAGCCCATGGCCCGAAGCTACCAGCGGCCAGCTTTACCTTGTACTGGGTATGTTCCTGCACTTTTCTGTACTGTCGTTGTTACTGGTATTTTTGATTGTTGTTCTTGGCTTTTTATTACGCATCCAAAAATACTACGCCCCAATTGCTACAGTGCTGTTTGTGATTGCGCAATTAATTATTATCACTAACGTAAAAGTCTTTAGCCTGTACCACTTCCATTTAAACGGCATGGTAGTCAACCTCGTATTAAGCGGCGCCCTTCTGGAGAATATCGCCTTTTCCTGGGTGATGTGGCTGTCCATTGGTGCAGTATTATTAATAGCGATTGCCGGACAACTTATTCTGCTCGCCCTGAGCCGCAAATTATCCAATACCCACAAGCTAACCAATCGCCAGATGAGCGGGTTATTCTTGAGCGCCTACATTGGATTGCAATTATTCAATGGCTGTGCAGATGCATTTGGCTGGAACACAGTGACGGCACAAAACCGCTATATTCCCTGGATGCCAACCACCACCATGCGCTCATCGCTGGAGAAAATGGGTTTTGAGGTAGTACAAAAAGCTGAAGGCCAAACCCTTCCCGACGCGATGAAAGGGCTGAACTACCCTCGCAACCCCTTGCAGTGTGATACGCAAAAACCATTAAACATTCTGATGTTAGTCGTCGACTCACTACGGGCCGATCAACTGACTACCGAAGTAATGCCACACAGTTTCCAACTGCGTGCAAAATCACAAGTCTTTGACAATCACTACAGTAGCAGCAATGCAACGCGCTACGGTCTGTTCAGTATGATGTATGGCCTTTCCGGTAGTTACTGGAAGCCCATGTTGGCCGCCGAACAAGGCAGCCTGTTGTTCGACATCACCGCACAACACAACTACCAACACTTTATTTATGGCAGCAGTACACTCACCTTCCCTGAATTTGACCGCACTATTTTCTCGCGCTTGCGCCAGGAGCTACAGCAAGGCAATGCTAAAACCAGTGCCGATAATGATCTGGATATCGCCCAGCGTTTCATCGCAGACCTGCAGCAGCGCTCGCCAGAAAAACCTTTTTTTGGTTTTCTGTTTTTTGACGCGCCGCACGGTTTCTCACTGCCTGAGAATTATCCCCATCGTTTTGAACCCATGCTGGAACAGGTTAATTACCTTAAACTCAACAAAAATTCAGATCCTGTACCCTTTTTAAATTTGTACAAAACTACCGCTCACTATGTTGATAGCTTGATTCAACAAATTATGGATCAACTCGCACAACAAGAACTGTTGGATAACACCCTTGTCATCATCACCAGCGATCATGGCCAAGAGTTTAATGAAACCGGTAAAAACTTTTGGGGTCACAACAGTAATTTCAGCCTGTGGCAAACCAAGGTTCCGTTAATGCTACTCTGGCCAGGGCGCGAAGCAACAATCACCGATACACTGAGCTCCCACGAGGATCTTATACCTACGCTACTCAGCGAAGCCTTTGGCTGCTCAAACCCTGTAGCCGACTATTCAACCGGCTATTCGTTGTTTGCGTTACCAGACAATAATCGTGGGCTGCTGATGGAATCCTGGTCAGACAGGGCAATGCTGTATGATAACCACCTGTTCCTAATCAACCCATTGGGCGACATAGATGCAGTGGATCAAAACTACAAACCGGTCGATCACCTGCAATTGCCACCACAGATACTGACCGACAACATTGAAAGAATGTCGCGCTTTCTCAAAAGCAAATAA
- the waaC gene encoding lipopolysaccharide heptosyltransferase I: MRILLVKMSSMGDIFHTFPAISDIKKQFPNAEIDWVVEDSFKEIVQWHPQVRQAIPIHLRRWMKQRDKQSWQEFKAWRKALRAENYDYIIDAQGLLKSAIVAKCAQGKGIDGYDKHSAREGITHWFYKRPHEVDKNQHAVERTRQLVGKALGYIPEPKLNFGINQNFTHIQKNPRKLIFIIGTSWVTKLWATSEWQTLTRTAVDAGFAVEIIWGSAEEQAIADQIINACPQATRPMQRLSITTIAEKLVEAAGVVGLDTGFSHLAGALETPTIALYGATSPLKVGLIGDHTRNLQLSEALDCMPCHKRHCKWLPENSQDTPQCMADIKATQVWAELQKKIAHY; the protein is encoded by the coding sequence ATGCGCATACTGCTCGTCAAAATGTCCTCCATGGGCGATATCTTTCATACCTTTCCTGCCATTAGCGATATCAAAAAACAGTTTCCCAATGCCGAGATTGACTGGGTGGTGGAAGACAGTTTTAAAGAAATCGTGCAATGGCACCCGCAAGTGCGCCAAGCTATTCCCATTCATTTGCGCCGCTGGATGAAACAGCGCGACAAACAAAGCTGGCAGGAATTCAAAGCTTGGCGCAAAGCCTTGCGCGCGGAAAATTATGACTACATTATCGATGCGCAAGGATTATTAAAAAGCGCTATTGTCGCCAAGTGCGCACAGGGAAAGGGAATCGACGGCTACGACAAGCATTCAGCGCGCGAAGGCATCACCCACTGGTTTTACAAACGCCCCCATGAAGTCGACAAAAATCAACATGCAGTGGAACGCACACGCCAGTTAGTCGGCAAAGCGCTGGGCTACATACCCGAACCCAAATTGAATTTTGGTATCAACCAAAACTTCACCCATATCCAGAAAAATCCGCGCAAACTAATTTTTATTATTGGCACCAGTTGGGTGACCAAACTCTGGGCCACCAGCGAATGGCAAACCCTGACACGCACAGCGGTAGACGCCGGGTTTGCAGTCGAAATTATTTGGGGCAGCGCGGAAGAACAAGCGATTGCCGATCAAATTATCAATGCCTGCCCGCAGGCAACGCGTCCAATGCAACGCCTTTCAATCACCACCATCGCTGAAAAACTGGTGGAGGCTGCAGGCGTAGTTGGTTTGGATACTGGCTTCTCGCATTTGGCAGGCGCACTGGAAACACCCACAATTGCACTCTATGGTGCAACATCCCCCCTCAAAGTAGGCCTCATTGGCGATCACACCCGGAATTTGCAATTGAGCGAAGCGCTCGACTGCATGCCTTGCCATAAACGCCACTGCAAATGGCTACCTGAAAATAGCCAGGACACACCGCAATGCATGGCCGATATCAAAGCCACTCAGGTGTGGGCTGAACTGCAAAAGAAAATCGCTCATTACTGA
- a CDS encoding DUF6165 family protein: MLIQAPISLGELIDKITILEIKAVNIGDEAKLKNVTHELTILNNKVNELLDSAGQATLAPLKQALKDINQELWVIEDDIRDCEYVKDFSDKFIQLARAVYVTNDKRAKVKKDINLAFGSELIEEKSYKDYQ; encoded by the coding sequence ATGCTGATTCAAGCCCCCATTTCCCTCGGCGAACTTATTGACAAAATCACCATTCTGGAAATCAAAGCCGTCAACATCGGTGACGAAGCCAAACTTAAAAACGTGACCCACGAATTAACCATCCTGAATAACAAGGTTAATGAGCTGCTGGATAGCGCTGGTCAGGCCACACTCGCGCCATTGAAACAAGCGCTTAAAGATATCAACCAGGAACTCTGGGTGATTGAAGATGACATTCGCGACTGTGAATACGTGAAGGATTTTAGCGATAAATTTATCCAACTCGCACGCGCGGTGTATGTCACCAACGACAAACGCGCCAAGGTGAAAAAAGACATTAACCTCGCGTTTGGCTCCGAGTTAATCGAAGAAAAATCCTACAAAGATTATCAATAA
- a CDS encoding MBL fold metallo-hydrolase: MIFRQLFEQESSTYTYLIACEKTGKAALIDTVKSDVPQYIQLLRELNLTLVCALDTHTHADHITGAGELRDLTGCTTLLGEEANSTCVSHPLRDGEKIPVGELTLTALYTPGHTDDSYTFHLIEGGEQYLFTGDTLLIRGTGRTDFQNGSARDQYQSLFEKLLVLPETTWVYPGHDYKGWTRSTIGEEKAHNPRLQVKDTAAYVELMSNLKLPNPKLMDIAVPANRACGKH; the protein is encoded by the coding sequence ATGATTTTCCGTCAACTATTTGAACAAGAATCTTCCACTTACACCTATCTCATAGCCTGTGAAAAAACAGGCAAAGCCGCATTGATTGATACGGTGAAATCCGACGTTCCACAATATATCCAATTGTTGCGCGAATTGAATCTCACGCTCGTGTGCGCACTCGATACACACACCCACGCCGACCATATTACCGGCGCAGGCGAGCTGCGCGATTTAACGGGTTGCACTACATTGCTAGGCGAAGAAGCAAATTCCACCTGCGTCTCCCACCCCTTACGCGATGGAGAAAAGATTCCTGTAGGCGAATTAACGCTCACCGCATTGTATACACCCGGCCATACCGATGACTCCTACACCTTTCACCTCATTGAGGGTGGCGAACAGTATTTATTTACCGGCGACACTTTATTAATTCGCGGCACAGGTCGCACTGACTTTCAAAATGGCAGTGCACGCGACCAATATCAAAGCCTGTTTGAAAAATTATTGGTATTACCCGAAACCACCTGGGTTTACCCCGGCCACGACTACAAAGGTTGGACACGCAGCACCATCGGCGAAGAAAAAGCGCACAACCCACGCTTACAAGTAAAAGATACTGCGGCTTATGTGGAGCTCATGAGCAACCTGAAATTACCCAACCCAAAACTGATGGATATAGCGGTACCGGCGAATCGTGCGTGTGGCAAACATTAG